A region of Streptomyces cinnamoneus DNA encodes the following proteins:
- a CDS encoding ester cyclase, with amino-acid sequence MSTIEENKKLVRRFYAEIDKGNVDVLDELVAEDYLDHSPPPFPGFPPGLTGLKQIFRLFWEATPGTHEIEDQVAEGDKVATRLLCRGVHEGDLPGIPATGHPLTMTATVIHRIENGKLVEKWSDKDLLSFLQQLGVMPEIGRAPE; translated from the coding sequence ATGTCGACTATCGAGGAGAACAAGAAGCTCGTCCGCCGCTTCTACGCGGAGATCGACAAGGGCAACGTCGACGTCCTCGACGAACTCGTCGCCGAGGACTACCTGGACCACTCGCCACCGCCGTTCCCGGGCTTCCCGCCGGGCCTGACGGGTCTGAAGCAGATCTTCCGGCTGTTCTGGGAGGCGACTCCGGGCACACACGAGATCGAGGACCAGGTGGCCGAGGGCGACAAGGTCGCCACGAGGCTGCTCTGCCGCGGCGTCCACGAGGGCGACCTGCCGGGCATCCCGGCGACGGGACACCCGCTCACGATGACGGCCACGGTCATCCATCGCATCGAGAACGGCAAGTTGGTGGAGAAGTGGTCGGACAAAGACCTGCTGTCGTTCCTCCAGCAGCTGGGCGTCATGCCGGAGATCGGCAGGGCGCCGGAGTGA